In Astatotilapia calliptera chromosome 20, fAstCal1.2, whole genome shotgun sequence, one genomic interval encodes:
- the ube2t gene encoding ubiquitin-conjugating enzyme E2 T has protein sequence MQRASRLKRELQMLSTEPPPGITCWQTEDQIDDLRAQILGGSGTPYDGGVFSLEVKIPERYPFEPPKIRFLTPIYHPNIDNSGRICHDALKLPPKGAWKPSLNISTVLTSIQLLMAEPNPDDPLMADISSEFKYNKHLFMEKARKWTQEHAVQKNSGVVDGNKENTPDQKASTRKREAHSVQQEAEDPAKRTCV, from the exons ATGCAGAGGGCTTCTCGTTTGAAACGTGAACTTCAAATGCTAAGCACCGAGCCCCCCCCTGGGATAACATGCTGGCAGACCGAAGATCAGATAGACGACCTCCGGGCAC AGATACTGGGTGGATCAGGAACTCCTTATGATGGTGGAGTCTTCTCCTTGGAGGTCAAGATTCCAGAGAG gtACCCGTTTGAGCCTCCCAAAATACGATTCTTGACTCCAATCTACCATCCAAACATTGACAATTCAGGACGGATCTGCCATGATGCTCTTAAACTGCCACCAAAG ggtgcCTGGAAGCCATCTCTAAACATCTCCACAGTCCTCACTTCCATACAGCTACTCATGGCGGAGCCAAATCCAGACGACCCCCTGATGGCTGATATA TCATCGGAATTCAAATACAACAAACACCTGTTTATGGAGAAGGCCAGGAAGTGGACACAAGAACATGCCGTCCAGAAGAATTCT GGTGTTGTGGATGGCAACAAAGAAAATACTCCTGATCAGAAAGCATCAACCCGAAAAAGAGAAGCGCACAGTGTGCAGCAGGAAGCAGAAGATCCAGCAAAGAGAACCTGTGTGTAG
- the LOC113012955 gene encoding uncharacterized protein LOC113012955 isoform X1 translates to MKHKLLPLPGRLNCGVAESRRALTVNEIMWAEPLGKQLGRPTRSLAGWLVSKWLTAYNQVLEESAVQLCAIQPGDTVLELGHGPGLGLQSAAKLLTGPTGHLIGVDYSEYMHQMAKKQMMELIASKKVTLHHCDVAAMPLRDSTVDRVFHCNCYYFWPDLRKGAAEIHRVMKPGALMVTTLRLSRVATIAAKGVMPGENWRPEAYMAALRDSGFTDVRMEDKQDRNITFQAIFATAFK, encoded by the exons ATGAAGCACAAGCTCCTCCCACTACCAGGAAGACTAAACTGCGGCGTGGCTGAGAGCCGACGAGCGCTGACTGTAAACGAAA tcatgTGGGCTGAACCACTGGGGAAACAGCTGGGCCGTCCCACGCGATCACTTGCAGGGTGGTTGGTGAGCAAGTGGCTCACAGCTTACAATCAGGTCCTGGAGGAGAGTGCTGTGCAGCTGTGTGCCATCCAACCTGGGGACACTGTGCTGGAGCTGGGCCATGGCCCCGGTCTGGGTCTACAGTCTGCAGCCAAACTGCTCACGGGCCCCACAGGCCACCTTATAGGGGTGGATTACTCAGAGTACATGCACCAG ATGGCAAAGAAACAAATGATGGAACTTATAGCGAGTAAAAAAGTGACGCTCCACCACTGTGACGTAGCAGCAATGCCTCTCAGAGACAGCACTGTGGACAGAGTCTTTCACTGTAACTGCTACTACTTCTGGCCTGATCTTAGAAAAGGAGCCGCAGAAATACACCGGGTGATGAAGCCAG GAGCCCTGATGGTCACAACTCTGAGGCTTTCTCGTGTGGCTACGATAGCAGCGAAGGGGGTGATGCCAGGGGAAAACTGGCGCCCAGAGGCCTACATGGCAGCTCTGAGAGACTCCGGCTTCACTGATGTCAGAATGGAGGACAAGCAGGACAGAAACATTACTTTTCAGGCTATCTTTGCCACTGCCTTCAAATAA
- the LOC113012955 gene encoding uncharacterized protein LOC113012955 isoform X2, whose amino-acid sequence MWAEPLGKQLGRPTRSLAGWLVSKWLTAYNQVLEESAVQLCAIQPGDTVLELGHGPGLGLQSAAKLLTGPTGHLIGVDYSEYMHQMAKKQMMELIASKKVTLHHCDVAAMPLRDSTVDRVFHCNCYYFWPDLRKGAAEIHRVMKPGALMVTTLRLSRVATIAAKGVMPGENWRPEAYMAALRDSGFTDVRMEDKQDRNITFQAIFATAFK is encoded by the exons atgTGGGCTGAACCACTGGGGAAACAGCTGGGCCGTCCCACGCGATCACTTGCAGGGTGGTTGGTGAGCAAGTGGCTCACAGCTTACAATCAGGTCCTGGAGGAGAGTGCTGTGCAGCTGTGTGCCATCCAACCTGGGGACACTGTGCTGGAGCTGGGCCATGGCCCCGGTCTGGGTCTACAGTCTGCAGCCAAACTGCTCACGGGCCCCACAGGCCACCTTATAGGGGTGGATTACTCAGAGTACATGCACCAG ATGGCAAAGAAACAAATGATGGAACTTATAGCGAGTAAAAAAGTGACGCTCCACCACTGTGACGTAGCAGCAATGCCTCTCAGAGACAGCACTGTGGACAGAGTCTTTCACTGTAACTGCTACTACTTCTGGCCTGATCTTAGAAAAGGAGCCGCAGAAATACACCGGGTGATGAAGCCAG GAGCCCTGATGGTCACAACTCTGAGGCTTTCTCGTGTGGCTACGATAGCAGCGAAGGGGGTGATGCCAGGGGAAAACTGGCGCCCAGAGGCCTACATGGCAGCTCTGAGAGACTCCGGCTTCACTGATGTCAGAATGGAGGACAAGCAGGACAGAAACATTACTTTTCAGGCTATCTTTGCCACTGCCTTCAAATAA
- the etv7 gene encoding transcription factor ETV7 isoform X2 produces the protein MESVSPSPLIKQENSPPSIVREKQVNIYPTVHHSPPTQDPLVSPPTQEDLWHLPGRLRINPSLWDKDDVSLWLHWAQKEYSLRRPEKGRFEMNGRALCLLTKEDFRRRCPSSGDVLYEILQCVKQQRRSVVCDPPNTTPPVAAGHLQGPVSCQVIAHTVQEPQSPKVSGTPVLPAFTTTVLAAVGATVSSQPKSVSALTDRPICYTLSAPLTQKNGSAGTSTLHHNQDECNPQTKNITPEPLNLSSRHKPRSPLHKANGRIPECRLLWDYVYQLLCDDRYQEYIRWEDPDSLVFRVVDPNGLARLWGNHKNRENMTYEKMSRALRHYYKLNIIKKERGQKLLFRFLKLPQDIKKQQVEASGALEHTPPHDGDFPDSSPTQEFSEDHFEVSPDRTSPQPPPTGAPVR, from the exons ATGGAGAGCGTTTCCCCGTCACCTTTGATCAAG caagaaaacagtcctccaTCGATTGTACGTGAAAAGCAAGTCAACATTTATCCCACTGTGCATCACTCCCCACCTACCCAAGATCCTTTGGTTAGTCCTCCCACTCAAGAAGACTTGTGGCATCTGCCTGGAAGGCTGA GAATTAACCCGTCCCTGTGGGATAAAGATGATGTTTCCCTGTGGCTCCACTGGGCTCAAAAGGAGTACTCGCTGCGCCGGCCGGAGAAGGGCCGATTTGAGATGAACGGCAGAGCCTTGTGTCTCCTCACTAAGGAGGACTTCAGACGCCGCTGCCCCAGCTCAG GTGATGTTCTGTATGAGATCCTTCAGTGTGTGAAGCAGCAGAGGAGGAGTGTGGTATGTGACCCGCCTAACACAACTCCTCCCGTGGCAGCTGGACACCTTCAGGGTCCAGTCAGCTGCCAGGTAATCGCTCACACAGTCCAAGAGCCACAGTCTCCCAAAGTCAGTGGCACCCCGG TTTTACCCGCTTTCACCACCACAGTGTTGGCTGCTGTCGGGGCCACTGTAAGCAGCCAGCCAAAATCAGTGTCAGCCCTTACAGATCGCCCCATCTGCTACACCTTGTCTGCACCACTCACACAAAAGA ACGGATCAGCGGGTACCTCAACATTGCACCACAATCAGGATGAGTGTAATCCCCAAACGAAGAACATCACCCCGGAGCCTCTGAACCTCTCCAGTCGACATAAGCCAAGGAGTCCGCTGCACAAGGCAAACGGTCGCATCCCAG AGTGCAGGCTGCTGTGGGACTATGTGTATCAGTTGCTTTGTGATGACCGTTACCAAGAATACATTCGATGGGAAGATCCGGACAGCTTGGTTTTCAGGGTGGTGGACCCCAATGGATTGGCACGGCTCTGGGGAAACCACAAG AACCGAGAAAATATGACGTATGAGAAAATGTCTCGGGCTTTACGGCATTACTACAAACTGAACATtatcaaaaaagaaagaggacaaAAACTCCTTTTCAG GTTTCTGAAACTCCCTCAAGATATCAAGAAACAGCAGGTCGAGGCTTCCGGCGCCCTGGAGCACACTCCACCTCACGATGGCGACTTCCCGGACTCCAGTCCTACACAAGAGTTCTCTGAAGACCATTTTGAGGTTTCCCCTGATCGGACATCTCCACAGCCTCCCCCGACTGGTGCACCAGTGAGATAG
- the etv7 gene encoding transcription factor ETV7 isoform X1 encodes MESVSPSPLIKQENSPPSIVREKQVNIYPTVHHSPPTQDPLVSPPTQEDLWHLPGRLRINPSLWDKDDVSLWLHWAQKEYSLRRPEKGRFEMNGRALCLLTKEDFRRRCPSSGDVLYEILQCVKQQRRSVVCDPPNTTPPVAAGHLQGPVSCQVIAHTVQEPQSPKVSGTPVLAAVGATVSSQPKSVSALTDRPICYTLSAPLTQKNGSAGTSTLHHNQDECNPQTKNITPEPLNLSSRHKPRSPLHKANGRIPECRLLWDYVYQLLCDDRYQEYIRWEDPDSLVFRVVDPNGLARLWGNHKNRENMTYEKMSRALRHYYKLNIIKKERGQKLLFRFLKLPQDIKKQQVEASGALEHTPPHDGDFPDSSPTQEFSEDHFEVSPDRTSPQPPPTGAPVR; translated from the exons ATGGAGAGCGTTTCCCCGTCACCTTTGATCAAG caagaaaacagtcctccaTCGATTGTACGTGAAAAGCAAGTCAACATTTATCCCACTGTGCATCACTCCCCACCTACCCAAGATCCTTTGGTTAGTCCTCCCACTCAAGAAGACTTGTGGCATCTGCCTGGAAGGCTGA GAATTAACCCGTCCCTGTGGGATAAAGATGATGTTTCCCTGTGGCTCCACTGGGCTCAAAAGGAGTACTCGCTGCGCCGGCCGGAGAAGGGCCGATTTGAGATGAACGGCAGAGCCTTGTGTCTCCTCACTAAGGAGGACTTCAGACGCCGCTGCCCCAGCTCAG GTGATGTTCTGTATGAGATCCTTCAGTGTGTGAAGCAGCAGAGGAGGAGTGTGGTATGTGACCCGCCTAACACAACTCCTCCCGTGGCAGCTGGACACCTTCAGGGTCCAGTCAGCTGCCAGGTAATCGCTCACACAGTCCAAGAGCCACAGTCTCCCAAAGTCAGTGGCACCCCGG TGTTGGCTGCTGTCGGGGCCACTGTAAGCAGCCAGCCAAAATCAGTGTCAGCCCTTACAGATCGCCCCATCTGCTACACCTTGTCTGCACCACTCACACAAAAGA ACGGATCAGCGGGTACCTCAACATTGCACCACAATCAGGATGAGTGTAATCCCCAAACGAAGAACATCACCCCGGAGCCTCTGAACCTCTCCAGTCGACATAAGCCAAGGAGTCCGCTGCACAAGGCAAACGGTCGCATCCCAG AGTGCAGGCTGCTGTGGGACTATGTGTATCAGTTGCTTTGTGATGACCGTTACCAAGAATACATTCGATGGGAAGATCCGGACAGCTTGGTTTTCAGGGTGGTGGACCCCAATGGATTGGCACGGCTCTGGGGAAACCACAAG AACCGAGAAAATATGACGTATGAGAAAATGTCTCGGGCTTTACGGCATTACTACAAACTGAACATtatcaaaaaagaaagaggacaaAAACTCCTTTTCAG GTTTCTGAAACTCCCTCAAGATATCAAGAAACAGCAGGTCGAGGCTTCCGGCGCCCTGGAGCACACTCCACCTCACGATGGCGACTTCCCGGACTCCAGTCCTACACAAGAGTTCTCTGAAGACCATTTTGAGGTTTCCCCTGATCGGACATCTCCACAGCCTCCCCCGACTGGTGCACCAGTGAGATAG